In Pontiella desulfatans, one DNA window encodes the following:
- the rpmE gene encoding 50S ribosomal protein L31, producing the protein MKANIHPNYEEATVHCACGNEVKTRSTVKQMHVNTCSSCHPFFTGSAKLIDTEGRVDRFKKRFAEGTY; encoded by the coding sequence ATGAAAGCAAATATACATCCGAACTACGAAGAAGCAACCGTCCACTGCGCCTGCGGCAACGAGGTGAAAACCCGTTCCACCGTTAAACAGATGCATGTGAACACCTGCTCGAGCTGCCACCCGTTCTTCACGGGAAGCGCAAAACTGATCGACACGGAAGGCCGCGTAGACCGCTTCAAGAAGCGTTTCGCAGAAGGCACCTACTAG
- a CDS encoding tetratricopeptide repeat protein: protein MKLTASILLVFGLASAALAQSQYAAKVTVNSGNSFVVKKLIIKGDRLFQETGNSSSSLSMVSAIEFRFSGISLSLCEKMFNTGDRKSLEGLLEQSIGPVAEYSYLPTNLGEYLLWMLKAQYWNKNTAGAGKTIGQIRAAKNQADIDVASLYFAMMLIDQGKIPDAKRVFESVAAPEDVSVPMAEYIRGKIALEKGDPRQAMQHVARILAFHSRDPEWMAPATVLEARIYQQLGQPEKADAVANELMIAYPGTQWSKLGAQIKKESMGNAGG from the coding sequence ATGAAATTGACGGCTTCCATTCTTCTTGTTTTTGGCTTGGCATCGGCGGCCCTGGCTCAATCGCAGTATGCGGCGAAGGTCACGGTGAACAGCGGCAATTCGTTCGTTGTTAAAAAGCTGATTATCAAGGGCGATCGGCTCTTCCAGGAAACCGGGAATTCCTCTTCGTCGCTCTCCATGGTCAGCGCAATCGAGTTTCGTTTTTCGGGCATCAGTTTGTCGCTGTGCGAGAAGATGTTCAATACGGGCGATCGAAAGTCGCTGGAAGGATTGCTTGAGCAGTCCATCGGGCCGGTGGCGGAATACAGTTATCTGCCGACCAATCTGGGGGAGTATCTGCTTTGGATGCTGAAGGCGCAGTATTGGAATAAAAACACGGCCGGTGCGGGCAAGACCATAGGCCAGATCCGAGCCGCGAAAAACCAGGCCGACATCGATGTCGCCAGCCTCTATTTTGCGATGATGCTCATCGACCAGGGGAAGATCCCCGACGCGAAAAGGGTTTTTGAAAGCGTCGCCGCGCCGGAGGATGTTTCGGTGCCGATGGCTGAATATATCCGGGGCAAGATCGCCCTTGAAAAAGGGGATCCCCGCCAGGCCATGCAGCATGTTGCCCGCATCCTGGCATTCCATAGCCGCGATCCGGAATGGATGGCGCCGGCCACGGTGCTCGAAGCGCGAATCTACCAGCAACTCGGCCAGCCGGAGAAGGCCGACGCGGTGGCCAACGAACTTATGATCGCATATCCTGGTACGCAATGGAGCAAGCTGGGTGCACAAATCAAAAAAGAATCAATGGGAAACGCAGGAGGCTAG
- a CDS encoding Gfo/Idh/MocA family protein encodes MKKMNRRSFQMTAAAASTAIPMFSIGKPGQSANSKVNVAMIGAGNIAKMAYGGVQGENIVALCDVDSSMIDKNLDKHPGNPTAKRFSDFRVMLDKMGKEIDMVCINTPDHTHFAATMAAMERGINVFTQKPLAHNIWQARTLKKAKDKYKVLTNMGNQGHTYNGIRQLKEWYDHGIFGQITEAHSYIGGPNWTGPYFQRPESLPPAADPVPASLDWDLWQGPTGPTTFHNLYHPKKWRGFNRYGTGTFGDWFCHVADAPIWLLDLYEPVAVEAEKVAGGDEWMVADGCRVRFDFKKRGSMAPCTFYWYNGDPSLFRPSAPADWTWPGNPPNAGTFYHGTKNSGFTDNRSNNPRLGNKEAQVEFKAAGYPDEKYPRIKGGPILELVNAIKGGPECGANFDYAAPFTEIMLLGIIAVNHGGKIEWDSKKAKITNRPELNQHLKEPVRKGWEYGEDLWKR; translated from the coding sequence ATGAAGAAGATGAACCGTAGATCTTTCCAAATGACCGCAGCCGCGGCTTCAACAGCCATTCCGATGTTCAGCATCGGCAAGCCCGGCCAATCGGCCAATAGCAAAGTCAACGTCGCCATGATCGGCGCCGGAAACATTGCGAAAATGGCCTACGGCGGTGTCCAGGGCGAAAACATTGTCGCCCTGTGCGATGTCGATTCCTCCATGATCGACAAAAACCTCGACAAGCATCCGGGCAATCCGACCGCCAAACGCTTTTCCGATTTCCGCGTCATGCTCGATAAAATGGGCAAGGAAATCGACATGGTTTGCATCAACACGCCCGACCACACCCACTTCGCCGCCACCATGGCCGCCATGGAGCGCGGCATCAACGTCTTCACCCAGAAGCCGCTGGCCCACAACATCTGGCAGGCCCGCACGCTGAAAAAAGCCAAGGACAAATACAAGGTGCTCACCAACATGGGTAACCAGGGCCATACCTACAACGGCATCCGCCAACTCAAGGAGTGGTACGACCACGGCATTTTCGGCCAGATCACCGAAGCCCACAGCTACATCGGCGGCCCCAACTGGACGGGGCCCTATTTCCAGCGCCCGGAAAGCCTTCCGCCCGCCGCAGATCCGGTGCCGGCCTCCCTGGACTGGGATCTTTGGCAGGGACCGACCGGTCCGACGACCTTCCACAACCTCTACCATCCGAAAAAGTGGAGGGGATTCAACCGCTATGGCACCGGCACCTTCGGCGACTGGTTCTGCCATGTGGCCGACGCCCCCATCTGGCTGCTCGATCTCTACGAGCCGGTGGCCGTGGAAGCCGAAAAGGTGGCCGGCGGCGACGAATGGATGGTGGCCGACGGCTGCCGCGTCCGCTTCGACTTCAAAAAGCGCGGTTCCATGGCTCCCTGCACCTTCTATTGGTACAACGGCGATCCCAGCTTGTTCCGCCCCTCCGCCCCCGCCGACTGGACATGGCCGGGCAACCCGCCCAATGCCGGAACCTTCTACCACGGAACCAAAAACAGCGGCTTCACCGACAACCGTTCCAACAACCCGCGCCTGGGCAACAAGGAAGCACAGGTCGAGTTCAAGGCCGCCGGCTATCCGGACGAGAAATACCCGCGCATCAAGGGCGGTCCGATCCTCGAACTGGTCAACGCCATCAAAGGCGGTCCGGAATGCGGCGCCAACTTCGACTATGCCGCGCCCTTCACCGAAATCATGCTGCTCGGCATCATCGCCGTCAACCATGGCGGCAAGATCGAATGGGATTCCAAAAAGGCGAAAATCACCAACCGCCCCGAATTGAACCAACACCTCAAGGAACCGGTTCGCAAAGGCTGGGAATACGGCGAAGACCTCTGGAAGCGCTAA
- a CDS encoding ExbD/TolR family protein produces the protein MKAWMDELINEKAELQIAPLIDVVFLLLIYFMVSARLKRPEADLTLALPGAVSVSTQLEMPDEQIIEVTADGKIILNNKVYASQDKSDLAGLEYTLLRYSQAAKLSKTKAMITIAAEDDAVHERVVDVLNACAGAQIKNVTFGSVN, from the coding sequence ATGAAAGCCTGGATGGACGAACTCATCAACGAAAAGGCGGAGTTGCAGATTGCCCCGCTCATCGACGTGGTTTTCCTGTTGCTGATCTATTTCATGGTTAGCGCTCGCCTAAAGCGGCCGGAGGCCGACCTCACCTTGGCGCTGCCGGGGGCGGTTTCGGTTTCGACCCAGCTTGAAATGCCCGATGAGCAGATCATCGAGGTGACGGCCGATGGGAAGATTATTCTCAACAACAAGGTCTATGCCTCGCAGGATAAATCCGATCTGGCAGGGTTGGAGTATACGCTCCTTCGTTATAGCCAGGCGGCCAAGCTCTCCAAGACCAAGGCGATGATTACGATTGCCGCCGAAGACGACGCCGTCCATGAGCGGGTGGTGGATGTGCTCAATGCCTGTGCCGGTGCACAAATCAAGAATGTGACGTTTGGTTCGGTGAATTAA
- a CDS encoding MotA/TolQ/ExbB proton channel family protein — MKKGYLGVVAMLVLLVGMLVPIASTLAQEAGAAPAVEQEVEVADTVTFGALIKQGGWAMYPLGLFSVAMFYFIIRNSLLLREKNMLRADLKGEIEALMAKRDVAGVRELCAANDSLLTAVLDAGMERISEEHAYDAQHVMDAIEEAGNEQMVTFMKPINFLSIIGGTAPMLGLLGTVSGMIKAFSIIAQGGMGDPGKLAGSIGEALITTATGLVIAIPAMFAYFLFKNNFIKSMSTMGRMVGHYLNIYRYAKVD; from the coding sequence ATGAAAAAAGGATATCTTGGAGTCGTGGCAATGTTGGTGTTGCTGGTGGGGATGCTCGTTCCAATCGCAAGTACGCTGGCGCAGGAAGCCGGTGCTGCCCCTGCGGTGGAGCAAGAGGTTGAGGTTGCGGACACGGTCACCTTCGGTGCGCTCATCAAGCAAGGCGGCTGGGCCATGTATCCCCTGGGTCTTTTCTCGGTTGCGATGTTCTATTTCATCATCAGGAATTCGCTCCTGCTACGTGAAAAAAATATGCTTCGTGCCGATCTCAAGGGAGAGATTGAGGCGCTGATGGCCAAGCGGGATGTGGCCGGGGTGCGCGAGCTGTGCGCCGCGAACGATAGTTTGCTGACCGCCGTTCTGGACGCTGGCATGGAGCGGATTTCCGAAGAGCACGCATACGATGCGCAGCACGTGATGGACGCCATCGAAGAAGCCGGCAACGAGCAGATGGTTACCTTCATGAAGCCGATCAATTTTCTCTCGATCATTGGCGGGACGGCTCCGATGCTGGGATTGCTCGGTACGGTCTCCGGTATGATCAAGGCGTTCTCGATCATCGCGCAGGGCGGCATGGGCGACCCCGGCAAGCTGGCCGGCAGTATTGGCGAGGCCTTGATCACGACGGCGACGGGCCTGGTGATTGCGATTCCGGCAATGTTCGCCTACTTCCTTTTCAAAAACAACTTCATCAAGAGCATGTCGACCATGGGGCGCATGGTCGGCCACTACCTGAACATTTATCGCTACGCCAAGGTTGACTAA
- the prfA gene encoding peptide chain release factor 1, whose translation MIDHAYLEQLQSKLGELETRMSRPEVSSDPKKMQECMRDYSHQKMLAECAKNVLSLVDAKAEAEAILTDADSDAELKEMAEMELAEIEETLPKAEREMMVSLIPADPTDSRNVIMEIRAGTGGDEAGIFCGDLYRMYTRYFDLKGWRHKVLDVSPSESGGYKEVSFSVEGEEVYKTLKHEGGTHRVQRVPQTETQGRVHTSAATVAVLAEVEEVDIEIKSEDLRIDTYRSSGAGGQHVNTTDSAIRITHIPTGTVVQCQDERSQHKNKAAAMKMLRARIYDTQQRENAEAQASERKSMVGSGDRSEKIRTYNYPQNRLTDHRINLTLYKLDRVMEGALDEILTALYEHDVEIRIKQQMAG comes from the coding sequence ATGATCGACCACGCATACCTCGAACAGCTCCAATCCAAGCTCGGCGAACTCGAAACACGCATGTCTCGGCCCGAGGTTTCATCCGACCCCAAGAAGATGCAGGAGTGCATGCGCGACTACTCGCACCAAAAAATGCTGGCCGAATGCGCAAAAAACGTCCTGTCCCTTGTCGATGCCAAAGCCGAAGCCGAAGCCATCCTGACCGATGCCGACTCCGATGCCGAGTTGAAGGAAATGGCCGAAATGGAACTGGCCGAGATCGAGGAGACCCTCCCCAAGGCCGAGCGCGAGATGATGGTGTCGCTCATTCCGGCCGACCCCACCGACTCCCGCAACGTCATCATGGAAATCCGCGCCGGCACCGGCGGCGACGAAGCCGGCATCTTCTGCGGCGACCTCTACCGCATGTACACCCGCTATTTCGACCTGAAGGGATGGAGGCACAAGGTCCTCGACGTCTCCCCGTCGGAATCCGGCGGCTACAAGGAAGTCTCCTTCTCCGTTGAAGGCGAAGAGGTCTACAAAACCCTCAAGCACGAAGGCGGAACCCACCGCGTACAGCGCGTCCCCCAGACCGAAACCCAGGGCCGCGTCCACACCTCCGCCGCCACCGTCGCCGTGCTGGCCGAAGTGGAAGAGGTCGACATCGAAATCAAGAGCGAAGACCTGCGCATCGACACCTACCGCTCCTCCGGCGCCGGCGGCCAGCACGTCAACACCACCGACTCCGCCATCCGCATCACCCATATCCCGACCGGCACCGTCGTCCAATGCCAAGACGAACGCTCCCAGCACAAGAACAAGGCCGCCGCCATGAAAATGCTCCGTGCGCGCATCTACGACACCCAGCAGCGCGAAAACGCCGAAGCGCAGGCCTCCGAGCGAAAATCCATGGTCGGCTCCGGCGACCGCTCCGAAAAAATCCGCACCTATAACTATCCGCAGAACCGCCTCACCGACCACCGCATCAACCTCACGCTCTACAAGCTCGACCGCGTCATGGAAGGCGCCCTCGACGAAATCCTCACCGCCCTCTACGAGCACGACGTCGAAATACGCATCAAGCAGCAGATGGCCGGCTGA
- a CDS encoding ExbD/TolR family protein yields MKFRIPIEGGDDDINMAPMIDMVFLLLIFFMVASHMAKMDRTPVELPVANKSIVPENARDRQLITIRSRDATGEEVDILMNLKLIEVEAITPAVQKLLSENENAEVYLRADRYARHKHVKEVMAACAEGGVASVIFATFESGK; encoded by the coding sequence GTGAAATTCAGGATTCCAATCGAAGGCGGCGACGACGACATCAACATGGCTCCCATGATTGATATGGTCTTTCTGCTGTTGATCTTCTTCATGGTGGCTTCGCATATGGCCAAGATGGACCGCACCCCCGTTGAGCTGCCGGTGGCCAATAAGTCGATCGTGCCCGAAAACGCGCGCGATCGGCAGTTGATCACCATTCGTTCGCGGGATGCGACCGGCGAGGAGGTTGATATTCTCATGAATCTCAAGTTGATCGAGGTGGAGGCCATTACGCCTGCGGTGCAGAAGCTTCTGTCTGAAAACGAAAATGCAGAGGTGTATCTGCGCGCCGATCGCTACGCCAGGCACAAGCACGTCAAGGAAGTCATGGCGGCCTGCGCCGAGGGTGGGGTGGCCAGTGTGATTTTCGCAACGTTTGAGTCGGGGAAATAA
- a CDS encoding tetratricopeptide repeat protein, with the protein MAMVLLAAQSRGKGVTQSQLSRLDPSTESTSVLLETSKELLKNDQLEDALPFLEEVLVRLEGDEEKKARQTLAFTLYQLAYCQMKLGEYVSGARNFVRFSDEFPEDPQQESARVMAAQCLTMVQQWPTVEEQSAIVLQNARLAEDLKIPATQLLAEARYQQEKWADATRPLISLFRISKEETVRAGAAVMLVTCYVRLDDFSNLFTFLPHCDEAARHDVGLNVALLEAGDSHYNKGEYQKALLLYRLVLTKKELVQHYENRLRTVKGQMKPFVAGGSQTLSDFKEMQRKQQQLFDRLKKHYQVITNFQDYDMDVMLRTAQCYNDLERNWPAHAIYLRIYDENPTNSLADQARFSAFAVMLDEREWALATAEGYDYVKTSPDGEFVDDVTLNLMQVHMQQEQFDLAYDIGKKGLELSPDHKHIDQVKYLMGYIRFMQFDYAVALENFREILKRWPDSRYYESAEYWQSMSLLFLGSFAEAATAFEAYLTNPKYSPRIYEEDSSYRLGIAQYGAEQYEASEGTLRAFVDKYPESHLLSEAFAMLGDLRGAEGDMDVALDFYAMAREKALNMSQVNYPVFQSADVLTRLRRYDEVVALMAGYIGEWGEQGDFANAANWQGKAYKAKDEYPRALNSYFELVNRFGNNANLGGVDLILNEVISDYKSEEWSSYREIIKDRLDVHLKAASDSNQRTLELQYQTVFATILSGPEREPFVDSVVQAKNVPASGANTLVLIAREGVKREDWETVHEASARFISNFQVSNNMLYIMLANLDALIKEGSYDDALDLSEEILMKFGYSKSVGWARKRRGDVYRLQGNYDRALEAYKEVLGIREWRGELTPEALYCSGVCKMELGETAEAFAYFQRIYVLYGDYVEWVAPAYAKSILCLEMLGGHEQDILNTYREMLANEAVAATPEGIEAARKFAELAPAEEVL; encoded by the coding sequence ATGGCAATGGTGCTTTTGGCGGCGCAAAGCCGTGGAAAGGGCGTAACCCAGAGCCAGCTTTCCAGACTCGATCCGAGTACGGAATCGACCAGTGTTTTGCTGGAAACCTCGAAGGAACTGCTGAAGAACGACCAGCTTGAGGATGCGTTGCCGTTTCTCGAGGAAGTCCTGGTTCGGCTGGAAGGCGACGAGGAGAAGAAGGCGCGCCAGACGCTGGCCTTCACCCTCTACCAGCTGGCCTACTGCCAGATGAAGCTGGGTGAATATGTTTCCGGCGCACGCAACTTTGTCCGCTTTTCCGATGAATTCCCCGAAGATCCGCAGCAGGAGTCGGCCCGGGTGATGGCGGCGCAGTGCTTGACCATGGTCCAGCAGTGGCCGACGGTGGAGGAGCAGTCGGCGATTGTTTTGCAGAATGCGCGGCTTGCCGAAGACCTGAAGATTCCGGCGACCCAGCTATTGGCGGAAGCGCGCTACCAGCAGGAAAAATGGGCCGACGCAACGCGTCCGTTGATTTCCCTTTTCCGGATATCCAAGGAGGAAACGGTTCGTGCGGGGGCGGCGGTGATGCTGGTGACCTGCTATGTGCGCCTCGACGATTTCAGCAACCTGTTCACGTTTTTGCCGCATTGCGACGAGGCGGCGCGCCACGATGTGGGCCTGAACGTGGCCCTGCTGGAGGCGGGTGATTCGCACTATAATAAGGGGGAGTACCAAAAGGCGCTCCTGCTCTATCGCCTGGTGCTCACCAAGAAGGAGCTGGTGCAGCACTATGAAAACCGCCTGCGCACCGTGAAGGGCCAGATGAAGCCGTTCGTGGCCGGGGGCTCGCAAACCCTTTCCGATTTCAAGGAAATGCAGCGCAAGCAGCAGCAGCTCTTCGATCGGCTCAAGAAACATTACCAGGTCATTACCAATTTCCAGGACTACGACATGGACGTGATGCTGCGGACGGCGCAGTGCTACAACGACCTGGAGCGCAACTGGCCTGCGCATGCGATCTATCTGCGCATCTACGACGAAAACCCCACCAACTCCCTGGCCGACCAGGCGCGTTTCTCGGCGTTTGCCGTGATGCTCGACGAACGCGAATGGGCGCTGGCCACCGCCGAGGGCTATGATTATGTGAAAACAAGCCCCGATGGCGAGTTCGTCGATGATGTGACGCTGAACCTGATGCAAGTGCATATGCAGCAGGAGCAGTTCGACCTCGCCTACGACATCGGCAAAAAAGGACTGGAGCTTTCCCCCGACCACAAGCATATCGACCAGGTGAAGTATTTGATGGGCTACATCCGCTTCATGCAATTCGACTATGCCGTGGCACTGGAAAACTTCCGCGAAATCCTCAAGCGCTGGCCAGACAGCCGCTACTACGAGTCGGCGGAATACTGGCAGTCGATGTCGCTCCTGTTCCTGGGCAGCTTTGCGGAGGCGGCGACGGCGTTCGAGGCCTATCTGACCAACCCGAAGTATAGCCCGCGCATCTACGAGGAGGACTCCTCCTATCGCCTGGGCATTGCCCAATACGGCGCGGAGCAGTATGAGGCGTCGGAGGGAACCCTCCGGGCGTTTGTGGACAAGTATCCCGAAAGCCACCTGCTGTCGGAGGCCTTTGCCATGCTCGGCGACCTGCGCGGTGCCGAGGGCGACATGGATGTCGCCCTCGATTTCTACGCCATGGCGCGCGAAAAGGCGCTGAATATGTCGCAGGTGAACTATCCGGTGTTCCAGTCCGCCGATGTGCTCACCCGCCTGAGGCGCTACGACGAGGTGGTTGCGTTGATGGCCGGCTATATCGGTGAGTGGGGCGAACAGGGCGATTTCGCGAACGCGGCGAACTGGCAGGGCAAGGCGTATAAGGCAAAGGATGAATATCCGCGTGCGCTGAACAGCTATTTTGAGCTCGTGAACCGCTTTGGCAACAATGCCAACCTCGGCGGTGTCGACCTGATTTTGAATGAGGTGATTTCCGACTATAAGAGCGAAGAGTGGTCGTCCTACCGGGAAATCATCAAGGATCGGCTCGATGTGCATCTGAAGGCGGCCTCCGACAGCAACCAGCGGACGCTGGAGCTGCAGTATCAGACGGTGTTCGCCACCATTCTTTCCGGGCCCGAGCGCGAGCCGTTTGTTGACTCGGTCGTCCAGGCAAAGAATGTGCCTGCATCCGGCGCGAACACGCTGGTGCTGATTGCGCGGGAAGGCGTGAAACGCGAGGATTGGGAGACTGTGCACGAGGCGAGCGCCCGGTTCATATCGAACTTCCAGGTTTCGAACAACATGCTCTACATCATGCTGGCCAACCTGGATGCGCTAATCAAGGAAGGCAGCTATGACGACGCGCTCGACCTTTCCGAAGAGATTTTGATGAAGTTCGGCTACAGCAAGTCGGTGGGCTGGGCGCGTAAGCGCCGCGGCGATGTCTACCGTCTTCAGGGCAACTATGACCGTGCGCTGGAAGCCTATAAAGAGGTCTTGGGGATCCGCGAATGGCGCGGCGAGCTGACACCCGAAGCGCTCTATTGCTCGGGGGTCTGCAAAATGGAATTGGGAGAGACGGCGGAGGCGTTTGCCTATTTCCAGCGAATCTACGTTTTGTATGGGGACTATGTTGAGTGGGTTGCGCCGGCCTATGCCAAGAGCATCCTGTGTCTGGAAATGCTGGGTGGCCACGAGCAGGATATCCTTAATACCTACAGGGAAATGCTCGCGAACGAGGCGGTTGCGGCCACGCCCGAGGGCATCGAGGCCGCCCGGAAATTTGCGGAGCTTGCCCCTGCGGAGGAAGTGCTATGA
- the rnhC gene encoding ribonuclease HIII, whose translation MKTNSFSYKLDEQQQKELKRVLAGSKYLPEKVPHTQIAVSIADCRINLYNSGKLLVQGKAAQEWVTFTLETEILKEAIVGYEDLHDPEAFKPHMGIDESGKGDFFGPLVIASAYVDEGLVEKLREMGVRDSKKISSDNVALNMARDIRKLLGDRCAMVTIGPRSYNRMYSKIRNVNKILAWGHARAIEDLLEKVPDCPRALSDKFGSAHLIERALMDKGKKIKLDQRTKAESDPAVAAASILARAGFVYALMQMGKKHGFEVPKGASEKVRREAEKLVAYKGPGILLDTAKCHFQTTDKVLAEVGYSRKDLPSPS comes from the coding sequence ATGAAAACCAACTCTTTCAGCTACAAACTCGATGAACAACAGCAAAAAGAACTAAAGCGCGTGCTAGCGGGCTCCAAATATCTACCGGAAAAGGTTCCGCACACCCAGATTGCCGTTTCCATCGCCGACTGCAGGATCAACCTATACAACTCGGGGAAACTGCTCGTGCAAGGCAAGGCCGCCCAGGAATGGGTCACATTCACCCTCGAAACCGAAATCCTCAAGGAAGCCATCGTTGGCTACGAGGACTTGCATGACCCTGAGGCCTTCAAACCCCATATGGGTATCGATGAAAGCGGAAAGGGCGATTTTTTCGGACCCTTGGTAATCGCATCCGCCTATGTTGACGAAGGGCTCGTTGAAAAGCTTCGGGAAATGGGTGTACGCGACTCGAAAAAGATTTCGTCCGACAACGTGGCACTCAACATGGCACGCGACATCCGCAAACTATTGGGCGACCGTTGCGCCATGGTAACCATTGGCCCCCGCTCCTACAACCGCATGTATTCCAAGATCCGCAACGTCAACAAAATACTGGCCTGGGGACACGCCCGCGCCATTGAGGACCTGCTCGAAAAAGTACCGGACTGCCCGCGCGCGCTGTCCGACAAGTTTGGCTCGGCACACCTGATCGAACGGGCACTGATGGACAAAGGCAAGAAAATCAAGCTAGACCAGCGCACCAAGGCCGAGTCCGACCCCGCCGTGGCGGCCGCCTCGATCCTGGCCCGTGCGGGATTTGTCTATGCCCTCATGCAGATGGGCAAGAAGCATGGGTTCGAGGTTCCAAAAGGCGCCTCTGAAAAGGTTAGGCGCGAGGCCGAGAAACTGGTGGCCTACAAGGGCCCAGGAATCCTGCTCGACACCGCCAAATGCCATTTCCAAACCACGGACAAAGTCCTGGCGGAAGTCGGCTATTCGCGAAAAGACCTGCCGTCGCCCAGCTAA
- a CDS encoding outer membrane beta-barrel protein — MNKGTIHVLIAMSLVGASAFAAKERVIRFQNHVRLGYDSNIYGTADAEGSAFLTDIVNLSGKMNFSSRTDALVYWQPEFQYRFDADPKFITYQDLYGRLNHAMSQRAFLTLSDRFRYQQKEGQTGLVGGGVQDFNQNYIENDLQGAIDYTLSSKNYLKVGGGYEVRVWDDSEYGKGTKNNDYNQLTADGSFIRQFKPNKTQGMAGINYVNNEFAGDRGGYDSVTVLGGVDQNFNKNVTGYGRLGWSFNTVDGKESYDTSSPYLQAGMEVNPTARTSFNGSMGYSMYRSENSVYNAQNRFNVGLGAKHDITAKISLVGSFTYSYSLYKSDYAADVDGTVDVPAGDVDDNYLTLALRCSYQVNRNNFLEAGYLYANRFSDFTDWDRNRVDLGWRLRL, encoded by the coding sequence ATGAATAAAGGAACGATTCACGTACTCATTGCCATGTCACTGGTTGGAGCGTCGGCATTTGCGGCCAAGGAGCGGGTTATCCGGTTCCAAAACCATGTTCGGTTGGGATATGATAGCAATATTTATGGTACTGCAGATGCTGAAGGGTCGGCCTTCTTGACCGATATTGTCAACCTTTCAGGAAAGATGAACTTTTCAAGTCGCACGGATGCCTTGGTCTACTGGCAACCTGAATTTCAATATCGCTTTGATGCTGATCCGAAGTTTATTACCTATCAGGATCTGTATGGCCGTTTGAATCATGCCATGTCCCAACGGGCGTTCCTGACGCTGTCGGATCGGTTCCGTTATCAACAAAAGGAAGGTCAGACGGGGTTAGTTGGCGGTGGAGTCCAGGACTTTAACCAAAACTATATCGAGAACGATTTGCAGGGGGCGATTGACTACACGCTGAGTTCGAAGAACTATCTCAAGGTTGGGGGGGGCTATGAAGTCCGCGTGTGGGATGATAGCGAGTATGGTAAAGGCACGAAGAATAACGATTATAACCAGCTTACGGCTGATGGTTCGTTTATTCGCCAGTTCAAGCCGAACAAGACCCAGGGCATGGCAGGAATCAACTATGTGAACAATGAGTTTGCCGGGGACCGTGGGGGATATGATTCGGTGACAGTGCTCGGTGGCGTAGACCAGAACTTCAACAAGAATGTCACTGGATATGGACGGTTGGGATGGTCTTTCAATACTGTTGATGGAAAGGAAAGTTACGATACTTCATCACCCTATCTTCAGGCCGGGATGGAGGTTAATCCCACCGCGAGAACCAGTTTTAATGGTTCGATGGGCTATTCCATGTACCGGTCGGAAAACTCGGTATACAATGCCCAGAACCGTTTCAATGTTGGGTTGGGTGCCAAGCATGATATCACGGCCAAGATCAGCTTGGTGGGTTCCTTCACGTATAGCTATAGTTTGTACAAGAGCGATTATGCTGCTGATGTTGATGGTACTGTTGATGTTCCTGCTGGTGATGTCGACGACAACTATCTCACGTTGGCGTTGCGGTGTTCCTACCAGGTCAATCGCAACAACTTCCTGGAAGCCGGCTATCTCTATGCGAACCGCTTTTCCGATTTTACCGATTGGGATCGGAATCGGGTCGATTTGGGATGGCGCCTAAGACTCTAG